Proteins encoded in a region of the Acidimicrobiales bacterium genome:
- a CDS encoding DinB family protein: MIVGIAGSSVAVFDLEHWGLFADGADETSALAALEHAHESFARFLSQHGASCGPFQEVEVAERQPPTDEGAFDFERAPATAAERQRTLELYRWAREDLVRLLETATDTELDWVDDSRRLPDWAWWHTARQMAWHCAITESCYYLASVGVSRPPPFAELTTPLPAPSTATLLDLLAVSQAHVERSIEHLPSDLVVVTNDEVWTTRKVLRRLAGHERAENDVTAALLHNARLALS; encoded by the coding sequence GTGATCGTGGGCATTGCTGGCTCGTCCGTCGCAGTATTCGACCTCGAACATTGGGGCCTGTTCGCAGACGGCGCCGACGAGACATCAGCGCTGGCCGCGCTCGAGCACGCCCACGAGAGCTTCGCTCGGTTCCTCTCCCAACACGGAGCGAGCTGCGGTCCGTTTCAAGAAGTCGAGGTAGCAGAACGTCAGCCTCCTACAGACGAAGGTGCCTTCGATTTCGAGCGAGCGCCAGCGACAGCTGCCGAGCGACAGCGGACGCTAGAGCTGTACCGCTGGGCGCGAGAGGATCTCGTCCGGCTGCTCGAGACCGCGACTGACACCGAGCTCGACTGGGTCGACGACAGTCGCCGCCTGCCCGACTGGGCGTGGTGGCACACCGCGAGGCAAATGGCATGGCACTGCGCGATCACGGAGTCCTGCTACTACCTTGCCAGCGTCGGGGTGAGCCGTCCGCCACCGTTCGCCGAGTTGACGACGCCGCTGCCAGCACCGTCGACCGCAACGTTGTTGGACCTGCTCGCGGTGTCCCAAGCCCACGTCGAGCGTTCGATCGAGCACTTGCCATCCGACTTGGTGGTGGTGACCAACGATGAAGTGTGGACTACGCGGAAGGTCCTGCGACGGCTCGCTGGCCACGAGCGCGCCGAGAACGACGTCACCGCGGCGCTACTGCACAACGCAAGGCTTGCGCTCTCCTGA
- a CDS encoding nucleotide pyrophosphohydrolase, with product MADLTELQDRIAEFVEVRRWGEFQTPKNLAMALTGEVGELVEILQWLTPEQAKAAGSDAQLRPRLEDEVADVLIYLLSLARSLDIDALEAALAKVTRNELRFPRDP from the coding sequence ATGGCTGACCTCACAGAGCTCCAGGACCGGATCGCCGAGTTCGTGGAGGTACGCCGCTGGGGCGAGTTCCAGACGCCGAAGAACCTGGCGATGGCGCTAACCGGCGAGGTTGGTGAGTTAGTTGAGATCCTTCAGTGGCTCACGCCCGAGCAAGCCAAGGCCGCCGGATCGGATGCTCAGCTCCGGCCTCGGCTCGAGGACGAGGTGGCCGACGTGCTGATCTATCTGCTCAGTCTCGCGAGGTCTCTCGACATCGACGCTCTCGAGGCCGCCCTTGCGAAGGTCACTCGGAACGAGCTGCGCTTCCCACGCGACCCGTAA
- a CDS encoding GNAT family N-acetyltransferase codes for MARDPERRIETERLLLRDLDVSDTEALIPAWGDEQVRRFMDDFGPRTEAEVREWVPHAIAATGADASSFGWVIVLKETGSTIGWIGFGGSSRGVADVDFAYVIAPAFRGRSYASEALRGVIQFCFDELEVQSVWGECAEDNQASARVMTAAGLTPIGVVENQRRFRVERF; via the coding sequence ATGGCTCGGGACCCGGAACGGCGGATCGAAACAGAACGGCTGCTGTTACGCGACCTGGACGTGTCGGACACCGAAGCACTGATCCCGGCGTGGGGCGACGAGCAGGTACGTCGGTTCATGGATGACTTCGGGCCACGTACAGAAGCCGAAGTTCGCGAGTGGGTTCCTCATGCAATCGCCGCGACGGGTGCCGACGCGTCGTCGTTCGGATGGGTCATCGTCCTCAAGGAGACCGGATCGACGATTGGATGGATCGGGTTCGGCGGGAGCAGTCGTGGAGTTGCTGACGTTGACTTCGCGTACGTCATCGCTCCGGCGTTCCGTGGACGCAGCTACGCCTCGGAGGCGCTGCGAGGCGTCATTCAGTTCTGCTTCGATGAGCTCGAGGTCCAGTCAGTCTGGGGAGAGTGCGCCGAGGACAACCAAGCGTCTGCCCGAGTAATGACGGCGGCTGGACTGACACCGATTGGCGTGGTCGAGAATCAACGCCGCTTCCGCGTTGAGCGCTTCTAA
- a CDS encoding TIGR03621 family F420-dependent LLM class oxidoreductase translates to MASEVTSSVPFRFSLQIASAGSRREWIDLVKRADDCGFDMIVTADHLEQCLAPLLPLATAAEVSDRLRLGVMVLNNDFHHPSLLARDLATLDLLSDGRVEVGLGAGHSKPEYERAGLNFDGASTRVDRLEEAVIVLRQLLGGESVTFAGDHYRLTDERCEPSPVQEHVPLLVGGAGRRVHAIGARHADAVGFTGLGRVLDDGQKAESARFSSRHVDEDVAALAAAAAGRSAPLELQALVQAVVVTDDANGVAAQIAAKHMPSLTPQDILDTPYVMVGSASSLIDKLLEHRERWGFTHYTVRREALDHLEPVIHALGR, encoded by the coding sequence ATGGCATCCGAGGTCACGAGCAGCGTGCCGTTCCGGTTCAGCCTCCAGATCGCCAGTGCGGGTTCCCGGCGGGAGTGGATCGACCTCGTCAAACGGGCGGACGACTGCGGTTTCGACATGATCGTGACCGCCGACCACCTGGAGCAGTGCTTGGCCCCGCTCCTGCCGCTCGCTACGGCCGCCGAGGTCAGCGACCGCCTTCGCCTGGGCGTGATGGTGCTCAACAACGACTTCCACCATCCCTCGCTTCTCGCCCGGGACCTGGCGACCCTCGACCTCCTCAGCGACGGGCGTGTCGAAGTCGGGCTCGGCGCCGGCCACTCCAAGCCGGAGTACGAGCGAGCAGGACTGAACTTCGACGGCGCCTCGACTCGGGTCGACCGTCTGGAGGAGGCCGTCATCGTCCTGCGACAGCTCCTTGGTGGCGAGAGCGTGACGTTCGCCGGAGATCACTACCGACTCACCGACGAGCGCTGCGAGCCGTCGCCAGTGCAGGAACACGTTCCTTTGCTCGTGGGGGGCGCCGGACGTCGGGTGCACGCGATCGGCGCTCGACACGCCGACGCCGTTGGCTTCACCGGATTGGGGCGTGTTCTCGACGATGGGCAGAAGGCGGAGTCGGCCAGGTTCAGCAGCCGACACGTCGATGAAGACGTCGCTGCGCTTGCGGCTGCGGCAGCTGGCCGGTCAGCGCCGTTGGAGTTGCAGGCGTTGGTGCAAGCCGTCGTCGTCACCGACGATGCGAACGGCGTCGCGGCACAGATCGCGGCGAAGCACATGCCATCGCTGACACCACAGGACATCTTGGATACGCCATACGTCATGGTGGGCAGCGCGAGCTCGCTAATCGACAAGCTGCTCGAACATCGGGAACGGTGGGGCTTCACTCACTACACCGTGCGCCGCGAGGCCCTTGACCACCTCGAACCCGTCATCCACGCGCTCGGCCGGTAG
- a CDS encoding DinB family protein translates to MTTAAAGRTFLLAGTQKPFEYLLTRIAGLTDDELLWRPVRDCLTVQELDGRWVPDAPPTGLRHFDGTPGPVSTIGWRLAHVVCDVLGSRRNPQWLGVMDAPDSPAPSTPSLPLGADAAVAALHEVHAWWSAIIASCDDDHLMRPLGEVAGPFDGPRVGFLAYINMELAHHSAEIGLLRDLWSSGLR, encoded by the coding sequence ATGACGACTGCGGCAGCGGGGCGCACGTTTCTCCTCGCCGGAACTCAAAAGCCGTTCGAGTACCTGCTGACCCGGATCGCAGGGCTAACGGACGACGAACTACTTTGGCGACCGGTACGGGACTGTCTGACTGTCCAAGAGCTGGATGGACGGTGGGTGCCGGACGCTCCACCGACGGGCCTCCGTCACTTCGACGGGACGCCAGGGCCGGTCAGCACGATTGGATGGCGGCTCGCCCACGTCGTGTGCGATGTCCTCGGCAGTCGGCGGAACCCGCAATGGCTCGGTGTCATGGATGCCCCGGACTCGCCTGCGCCCTCGACTCCCTCCCTTCCGCTGGGAGCTGACGCTGCAGTCGCTGCCCTCCACGAAGTACACGCGTGGTGGAGCGCCATCATCGCGTCTTGCGACGACGATCACCTGATGCGACCTCTGGGCGAGGTGGCAGGGCCCTTCGACGGCCCAAGGGTGGGCTTCCTCGCTTACATCAACATGGAACTAGCGCACCACAGCGCAGAGATCGGCCTGCTCCGTGACCTGTGGTCCTCCGGGCTGCGCTGA
- the trpS gene encoding tryptophan--tRNA ligase, which produces MFVHERLAIGGEALTDKDNLTMSRIVTGIKPSGTPHVGNYFGMIEPALGLAQGHDATYFVADYHALTTVRDPEELRDLTLQVTATWIALGLDPNRSVLYLQSDLPEVCELAWLLGCVMAKGLLNRGHAYKSAVDDNLEQGRPVDDGVNAGLYNYPLLMAADLLLHRADLVPVGEDNRQHVEICRDVATAFNHNYGAVLAVPELRVQDGVAVIAGTDGRKMSKSYSNVVPIFASTDEVRRTVMSIVTDSSRPEDPKDPDACNVFNLYRHLAAPEDARALAVRYRTGGIGYREAKELVAEAHEQRFAGSRDRYLTLMDDPGTLRQTLHNGAERARDACAGLLAAARAATGILAGV; this is translated from the coding sequence GTGTTCGTTCATGAGCGGTTGGCGATCGGCGGGGAAGCCCTGACCGACAAGGACAACCTGACCATGAGCCGAATCGTCACCGGCATCAAGCCCTCGGGCACGCCGCACGTGGGCAACTACTTCGGAATGATCGAGCCTGCTCTCGGCCTCGCCCAGGGCCATGACGCGACCTACTTCGTGGCGGACTACCACGCTCTCACGACGGTACGGGACCCAGAAGAGCTTCGAGATCTGACCTTGCAGGTCACGGCGACGTGGATCGCGCTGGGCCTCGACCCGAACCGCTCGGTGCTGTACCTCCAGTCCGACCTGCCAGAGGTGTGCGAACTGGCCTGGTTGCTCGGGTGCGTGATGGCCAAGGGCCTCCTCAACCGCGGACACGCCTACAAGTCCGCAGTCGACGACAACCTCGAGCAGGGCCGTCCTGTCGACGATGGTGTCAACGCGGGGCTATACAACTACCCGTTGCTGATGGCCGCTGACCTCTTGTTGCACCGGGCGGACCTCGTACCGGTGGGCGAGGACAACCGTCAGCACGTCGAGATCTGTCGAGATGTGGCCACGGCGTTCAACCACAACTATGGCGCTGTCCTTGCCGTCCCCGAGCTCCGAGTACAAGACGGGGTCGCGGTCATCGCCGGGACTGACGGCCGCAAGATGAGCAAGAGCTACAGCAATGTCGTGCCGATCTTCGCCTCGACGGACGAGGTCCGCCGCACGGTCATGTCCATCGTCACCGACTCGTCCCGGCCGGAGGACCCGAAGGACCCGGACGCGTGCAACGTGTTCAACTTGTACCGCCACCTTGCAGCACCAGAGGACGCGAGAGCCCTCGCCGTCCGCTATCGGACGGGTGGGATCGGCTACCGCGAGGCGAAAGAGCTCGTCGCAGAGGCTCATGAGCAGCGGTTCGCTGGGTCCCGAGACCGCTACCTCACCCTCATGGACGACCCAGGAACGCTCCGACAGACCCTGCACAATGGTGCGGAACGAGCCCGAGATGCGTGCGCCGGGCTTCTCGCAGCTGCTCGTGCTGCAACTGGGATTCTCGCAGGCGTGTGA